CCGGGGGCACGCGGAGGGAGATCCGCTTGAGGGCGGGTTCCTCCCGGTGGGGATAGAGCTTGGTCACCGACTCCAGGCGGATCATGGCCACATGCCGGTGTTGGGTTTGGGAGCCTTGTAGCCCACCCGGGCCAGGCCCCGGCCCATGGCCCGCTTGAGGCGGGCCTCGGCGATGTTGAAGGTGGCCAGGGCGTTGTAGTAGTTGTTGCGCGCCTGGGCCAGGAGAAGCTGGGCGTCCAAAAGCTCGGTGTTGGTGGTTAGCTGCTCCTTGTAGCGCTCGAAGGTGACCCGGTAGTTCTCCTCGGCCTGTTTCACCCCGGTGGTGGAGGTGCGGATGTTGATCTGGGCCTCGCGCAGGAACAGGGTGGCCTCCTTGACCTGCAAGTCCACCTCGTCCTCGAGCTGCTGCTTGGCCGCCTCCAGGCGGCGCTTGTCGGCCCGCTGCTGGCTGGTCTGGTGGGCGGTGCGGCCCCACTCCCAGAAGGCCCAGTCCAGCTGGGTGGTCACGGTCCAGTTGGTGGCGTCGTTGTACTCGCTGTCGCCCAGGGTGGCGTTGTTGCTGGTGAAGTCGTAGGAGGCCCGGAGGTTCACCTCGGGGTAGAAGCCGCTCTGGGCCCTTTTGATGCTCTGGTCGGCCTGCTTGAGTTGCAGGTCCACGGCCTTGATCTCCGGCCGCTCAACCCGGGCCACGTTGCGGAACTTGGTGTAGTCCAACTCCACGGGATAGGACTTTAGGATGTCTTTAACCCGCAGGGGCCGCTCCACGGCCAGGCCCAGCAGGCGGTTCAGCCGGGCCCGGCTCAGGGCGCGGTCGTTCTTGGCGCTCACCAGGCGCTGCCGGGCGTCGGACAGGCGCACCTCGGTCTTGAGCACGTCGTTGATGGGGATGATGCCCACCTCGTAGAAGTCGCGGCTCACCTTGAGCTGGGCCTCCAACTGGCTCACCGCCTCTTGGGAGACCTGCACGCCCTTGATGTAGCGCAGATACAGGAAGTACTGCTCCTTCACCTTGAGGGCCACGTCGAGGTAGGCCAAAAACAGGTTCACCTCGGCCAGGTTGACCCCCAGCTTGGTGAGTTCGTATTGGCTGGAGATGCGGAAGCCGGTGAACAGGGGCTGCTTGAGTCCGGTGGACCACTGGTAGATGTTGTCCTCGTTGACCACCGCGTTTATGGCCCCGGTGCGGAACTGGGGCGGGTTCTGGGTTTTTTGCCAGCCATAGCTGGTGGAGAGCGAGGGCAGATAGTAGGTGAAGGCCTCTTTTTGCTGGCTGGCCGCCTTTTCCAGCTCGGCCAGTACCTGCTTGATGTTGGGAGAGTAGTCCAGGGCCATGGTCAGGGCCTGGCTCAGGGAGATTTCCCGGCCCGTGGAGGGCGCCTTGTCATCCAAGGCCATGGCGGGGGAGGCGGCCAGGGCCAACATGATCAATCCGAGGCCCAGGGCAGCCCAGCCTTGGCCCAAGCCCATGATGCGCGTTCGCCTCACCCTTGCCCTCCTTGCGCCGAAAATACAAGCCGTTGGCGGGCCCGCGCCCGCTA
This region of Desulfarculaceae bacterium genomic DNA includes:
- a CDS encoding TolC family protein; amino-acid sequence: MRRTRIMGLGQGWAALGLGLIMLALAASPAMALDDKAPSTGREISLSQALTMALDYSPNIKQVLAELEKAASQQKEAFTYYLPSLSTSYGWQKTQNPPQFRTGAINAVVNEDNIYQWSTGLKQPLFTGFRISSQYELTKLGVNLAEVNLFLAYLDVALKVKEQYFLYLRYIKGVQVSQEAVSQLEAQLKVSRDFYEVGIIPINDVLKTEVRLSDARQRLVSAKNDRALSRARLNRLLGLAVERPLRVKDILKSYPVELDYTKFRNVARVERPEIKAVDLQLKQADQSIKRAQSGFYPEVNLRASYDFTSNNATLGDSEYNDATNWTVTTQLDWAFWEWGRTAHQTSQQRADKRRLEAAKQQLEDEVDLQVKEATLFLREAQINIRTSTTGVKQAEENYRVTFERYKEQLTTNTELLDAQLLLAQARNNYYNALATFNIAEARLKRAMGRGLARVGYKAPKPNTGMWP